CCTCATCCTCTGAGATTTGTCGGGCGGCATCCTCCTCTAAGCAGATAGTTTGGATACCGATTTTCTTGCCTCCCACATCAATTCCCCCACCCCGGGCAATTACAGCCGTTCGTTGGAATCCAGCCGTGTTGCTGCCGTCGATGACGATTTTTCGCATCGGGTGGATTTCATCAACAGGAGTGGATTCTAGGAAAATAGCTATCATAAGAGATGTTTCAATAGACTCCTTGTCAAGGTTGTGTGGGGGTTCCTCATCTGTTTCTACCAAACAGGTAGAGTCTTTGTAATACTCGTAATAATATGCTATTCCTCGTTGAAACTCAAAGAGAGCAGCTGGATCTACTTCGCCCATTTCGCTTTGAGTGGGTCTCAGCCGTCTCAGGAAGCCACCATCGGGTTCATCATCCCGAATAATGGGAGGACAATGACAGTACAACTTCCGAGAGGTATCAAGCTGCTGGTGAATTTCAAGTCCAACTTTCAATCCCAAGTCTTCGTAGGAGATATCATTGCCCAAAATATTCACGCCTCCTTTATCGAACAATGCTGGTCGATTTCTGTTCGGGGTCGTATCTCACCAACCAGATTCTGCGTCATCATTTTCCGAATCTCTTCCGAATCATCATAGTTTCCTAATAACCACATGAGCTTCACAACAGCCGTTTCAGGAAGTATGTCCTCGCAAGGAACAACCCCCATCTGTAGCATTTCGACCCCCGGTCGATATACATTCAGGTTTGTTCGTCCCCAGATGCATTGACTAGTCATTGTAACAATGATATCTGATTCAATTGCTTCTTTCAGAGATTCATGTAGATGTTCTGGGGCGTGGCCTAAACCAGTCCCCTCTATGACTAATCCCCTATACCCGTCATCAATCAGATTATCAACCATTGTAGGGTCTATGCCAGGATATGTTTTGATTAGTGCCACACGTTTTTCAAAATTGGATTTCAATTCGAATTTCCTATCTCGATTTCTTCGCAATATCGGAGATTGAATTTCTGATATTTTGTCATTCTCAATTTTGTAAAGGGGATCGATGTTGATAGATTCGAATGCATCACGTCTACTAGTATGGCATTTTCGGGCTCTCACACCACGATGGGCATAGGTAAATGTATCGTCACTCTCCCCATGCATCACAACCATAACTTCGGCAGCATCAGCTTGCCCAACGAATTGAACTGACTGCAGTAAATTCATTGAAGCATCAGATGAGGGGCGATCGGAAGATCTTTGTGAACCGACCAAAACAATTGGAACTGGTACGTTTTGAAGGGCAAAGGCAAGCGCAGCCGCAGTGAATCCCAATGTATCGGTTCCATGGGCAATTACTACTCCATCGGTGCCATTTCTGATTTCTTCTGCTACACTCTCTGCTATCAAGCTCCAATCATCTGGTTTGATGTTTTCAGAAAGCACACTCATCACGACTTTGGCTCGAACATTTGCATATTCGGTCAGTTCTGGAACAGCATCATAGAGATCTTTTGCATTAAGTGCAGGATTAACAGCTCCAGTCTTGTAGTCGACACGACTAGCAATTGTACCGCCAGTACTAAGGATAGAAACAGTTGGATGAGATTCGTGAATATCTCGGTCAATTTTTTTCTCAGGAGATTCGGTTTTGGACACTTCACGGAGTTTCTCCAATTGAGAATCTTCACTCAAGCGAATACCAATGTTGTATCCGCTATCCAGCTTGATTACGATGTGTTCTTCATCGCTCCCAATCTGAGCACGGGGCATAAGAATACCTACATGCTGTTTATCTTCTGTGGATACCACGATTTGGTCTCCAACTTGAATCTCGGCATCCTTGAGTTTCCTCAGGGCGAGTCCAACATATCCTGATGTTTCTTGTGCCAAAATCACACACACCTTTGAAGCTCAGGGTGTGCTGGAACGCCGTATCGTCATAAAACCTTCGCCCAAGCAATTTAGCTGCTAGATTGTTGTGATTAGGAAAGCTAAGAAGGATCCATCTCACTATCGAGATGCTTGGCTTGGATTTCGGAGCTAAGAGCGTTCTCTTGAATGATTTCTCTGAACATATAGGCACTTTCACGTGGTATTCGCTCTTGAGTTTTGTAATCCACCTCGACCAAGCCAAAATGGCTTTCATAGCCTTCCGCCCATTCGAAGTTATCTGTCAGGCTCCATATAAGATAGCCAAGAATTTCCACGCCATCGCGTATAGCTTTGTGAACCTGTCGAAGGTGCGCAACGATGTATCTCCTACGAAGAGAATCGTCTTGGGTACCTATGCCATTTTCTGTCAAGAAAATCGGAGTTTTCCATTTGTCCCAAATGCCTTTGAGAATTGGATAGTAGCCTTCAGGATAGAATTCCCAATCCAAACCTTCACAACGTGGCAAGTCTGGATCCTTTGGAGGCATTTCTCCTGCCATAAAATCAAGAGTGGTAGAAACCCGCATTCTACTATAGTAGTTCACACCAATGAAATCAGCACTATCTTCCAATGGTTTGTAGGTCTTCTCTTCACCCAAAATCTCCGGTATAGTTGATGTCATCACACCTTCCAGCCAAGCATGATTGTACAAATAATCGAGATACTCCGCTAACTCCGCATCTTCCTCATTATTTGGGTCATACGGCTCGAAATATGAAGTACTAAGAACCGGAGCGATATCGGGTTGCTTCATTCCTTTTTCATCATATACTTCACGGATAGCAGTAGCTGCCTGCCCATGTGCTTTTAGTAGATTCTTGGCAGCCGTCAAGGCCTTGCCATAATCTTGCAGACCAGGAGGAAAATCACCAAAGAGATATCCCATCGTAACAACTACCATCGGTTCATTAATTGTATTCCAGATTATACCGTAGTCGGTGAATGGCTCCACTGCTTTTCGGACAAACCTACTAAATCTATCAGGGCTAGAAGGATTCAACCATCCATCATCTTCGGAAAACCAGATTGGATTGGTGAAATGATGAAGCGTGACCATCGGTTGAATTTCTCTATCCAATAGGGCTTGGATGACATTCCTGTAATGTTCAATTTCGCTGTCGTCCCACTCGCCCTCTTCAGGTTCAATTCTGCTCCACTCAATCGAGAATCTGTGAACTTCGTGACCTAGTTCTTTTGCTAAGTCGAAATCTTCTTTGTATCGATTATAGTGATCGCAGGCAACTTCAGAAGTGGATCCATCTTTGATGGTCCCTGGTTTCGATTCCCATTCCGTCCAGTTGTTGCGATTCCCTCCTTCAGTTTGATGAGCGGCGGCCGCGCTACCCCATAGGAAATCTTCGGGAAATTCTAGTCGTTTATAGTTCATATTCTTCTCACCAGCTAGACTCATTCTGCATATCATGGAAAGGAAATCATCGGATTATAGATTGAAGATGGTGGTGCGGGAGGCGAGATTCGAACTCGCGAACTGCTGCCAGACCAGATGTCTTATTGTATGACCCCGATTTGTCACAGATCTTAAGTCTGGCGCCGTTGGCCGGGCTTGGCTACTCCCGCATGAAACACTGCACTATATAGAGCGTAGAGCTTACGGCATTATAACCTTAAGGCTTGTAGGAAAGATAGAATCCATGTTTCATTGAAAAGGAGGTAATTCGAGGTTTATGGTGGGGCGGGCCGGATTTGAACCAGCGACCGTCGAGAACAGCGAGTACCTCGTCTGTCATTCTCGGTGTAAACGAGACATCATAGCCGAGCTAGACAACCGCCCCATATACGGGTCAAACGCATTGAGAGTCTGTACCTAGTAAGGAGTGGATAGCATTCAGATTAAAAACATTGTCTTGGAAGATATTTGTTGATTTTTGTAGAACCACCAGAAATTTGGAAGTCATGTCGCCTTGATAGTATTCATTGTGTGGGGCTTTCAGGTTTAGTAGCAAATACATGAAATTCCTGCTTTTTTTCGTCCAGTACAATAGATTGACAATCAGCAAAACCTAAGTCTTCAATAGAATTACAGCAGGTTTCAATGGTATCATGGGTTGAATCTGATTTGAAGGCCACTAAGATCTTGCCCGAAGGCCTTAAGCACTTGTAGAATCTCTGAACAAGCTTCAATGTTGACCGAGGCTCTGTGGTTACATCGATGAGTACAGCGTTGAAATCGCCACACGGAATGTTTCCCAGTGGCATTGTAAAAGCATCAGCTCCTAGAATGGACACCACCTCAGAATGATAGGCTAGTTCTTTCAATCGAGGGAGAAATTTGTCCGAAATTTCAATTCCAAGAACACTTGCTCCTTGTTCTTTGGCGTAGAGAATGAATCCACCAGCGGAACTACCAATATCGAGAACATAATCATCTGGAGAAATTATGTTGATTTCTACTTCCTGGTCGATTTCCTTGAGTTTGAGATACCCAAGGGGTAGGTCGTGGGCGTGTTCAGAGATGTGAATTTCGTCCGTTCTAGTCACATTTTTGGAAGGTTTTGCTTTCGTTCCATTTACGAGTACCAATCCCTGCTTAATCGCCCGCTTGGCTGTCTGGCGAGAACTGAAATATCCATTGTCTCGGAGCCACCTATCTAGTCTTGACATGTTTCTACCCTCGCACTTTCTTGGGTATGAAGGGATGAATGGGTATTCCACGAAGGAGGGGGCCAATAGCAGATAGGATACCAGTAGCTCTGGTTCCTAATTTGCATACAACTGAGAACTCGAAGATTCCTATCCGCTCAATTTCAATTACATCCTGTTTGTGATTGGTTTTAGACAGGGCGTTGTTAATTATCTTATATGTTGACCCAAGAATGAATAGTCGCTCATGAGATTCATTTGCCCAAGCATTAATTCGGTCCACATAAGATTCTGCGAATTGCCCTTCCACCTCACCTTTCACCGAGTTTATATCTGTAATACGAGTATTAACCGGTAAATCTTCGACAAGGACTATCTTGCGGCAAATCTCATTGAGTGATTTTCGGGGCATATCGAATTGCTCTCGCAATCTGTGAAGAGGGATTAGCAAATCTGTAAGCGGATTTGACGGCAATCCAATATCGACGTATAGCCCATATCCAACTTGCCCAACATCAACCAAATATCCAGAATATTCAGAATCTCTGTCTACCATTTCAAAACTCGGTACGATTCCATAGCGTTGATCCAGAACATTCCTCAAAAATTCCTCGTCTTCTCCATCCATTGTAATCTCAATGTGGCCTCTGGAATCCGTACTCACACGAATCTGGGAGATATGCAGATCCTCGGATAAACCTCTAATTCGCCTGCCAAAAACATCCAAGAGATGTGTGGATTCAGGTCCATATACTCGCGGAACTAAAGTCACTGTAGTCAAGAGTACTTCCTCATGCTTTCGCTATCGTGATGTGATAGAATAGCAGAATTGATGTGGCCAAATATAGTTCATGATGCGGATGTAGTCTTCAAATCTGCTCTGAGCTCTTCAACTCGTTCCTTCAGGAAATCAATCGTTTTCTTGTTATCAACATATTCGAGTCGATCTCCACATACCGGACACCTGAAGCTTAGATTCATAGCCTCTTCGAAAGGGACGGGTGAAGAATCTCGATTCACACATACATACAAATCATTGCTACTCTCATGTTGAAGCCGCTGTTCTAGCAGATTCAAAACCATACGTTTCTTTCGGTTTATCAAAGCCTGAGCTTTCTTCGGATGAATTCGCCAGTAGTACAGGAACCAACCAGTATCACTGTCTCGGATTCTGCGATATGAGGCCAGTTGATTATCGTGCAGTTTGTACAGTGTTTTCCGGACCGTATTCAGCTTAAGATCAGTCTTTGTCGCTATCTCCTCGTCCGTGGTCTCG
Above is a window of Candidatus Thorarchaeota archaeon DNA encoding:
- a CDS encoding DUF2110 family protein, with amino-acid sequence MTTVTLVPRVYGPESTHLLDVFGRRIRGLSEDLHISQIRVSTDSRGHIEITMDGEDEEFLRNVLDQRYGIVPSFEMVDRDSEYSGYLVDVGQVGYGLYVDIGLPSNPLTDLLIPLHRLREQFDMPRKSLNEICRKIVLVEDLPVNTRITDINSVKGEVEGQFAESYVDRINAWANESHERLFILGSTYKIINNALSKTNHKQDVIEIERIGIFEFSVVCKLGTRATGILSAIGPLLRGIPIHPFIPKKVRG
- a CDS encoding methyltransferase domain-containing protein codes for the protein MSRLDRWLRDNGYFSSRQTAKRAIKQGLVLVNGTKAKPSKNVTRTDEIHISEHAHDLPLGYLKLKEIDQEVEINIISPDDYVLDIGSSAGGFILYAKEQGASVLGIEISDKFLPRLKELAYHSEVVSILGADAFTMPLGNIPCGDFNAVLIDVTTEPRSTLKLVQRFYKCLRPSGKILVAFKSDSTHDTIETCCNSIEDLGFADCQSIVLDEKKQEFHVFATKPESPTQ
- the tfe gene encoding transcription factor E — translated: MAETDFNTDLFRLVVEEIAGKEGVEVATVLVNSDETTDEEIATKTDLKLNTVRKTLYKLHDNQLASYRRIRDSDTGWFLYYWRIHPKKAQALINRKKRMVLNLLEQRLQHESSNDLYVCVNRDSSPVPFEEAMNLSFRCPVCGDRLEYVDNKKTIDFLKERVEELRADLKTTSAS
- the gatD gene encoding Glu-tRNA(Gln) amidotransferase subunit GatD, with the translated sequence MRKLKDAEIQVGDQIVVSTEDKQHVGILMPRAQIGSDEEHIVIKLDSGYNIGIRLSEDSQLEKLREVSKTESPEKKIDRDIHESHPTVSILSTGGTIASRVDYKTGAVNPALNAKDLYDAVPELTEYANVRAKVVMSVLSENIKPDDWSLIAESVAEEIRNGTDGVVIAHGTDTLGFTAAALAFALQNVPVPIVLVGSQRSSDRPSSDASMNLLQSVQFVGQADAAEVMVVMHGESDDTFTYAHRGVRARKCHTSRRDAFESINIDPLYKIENDKISEIQSPILRRNRDRKFELKSNFEKRVALIKTYPGIDPTMVDNLIDDGYRGLVIEGTGLGHAPEHLHESLKEAIESDIIVTMTSQCIWGRTNLNVYRPGVEMLQMGVVPCEDILPETAVVKLMWLLGNYDDSEEIRKMMTQNLVGEIRPRTEIDQHCSIKEA
- a CDS encoding family 1 glycosylhydrolase, coding for MNYKRLEFPEDFLWGSAAAAHQTEGGNRNNWTEWESKPGTIKDGSTSEVACDHYNRYKEDFDLAKELGHEVHRFSIEWSRIEPEEGEWDDSEIEHYRNVIQALLDREIQPMVTLHHFTNPIWFSEDDGWLNPSSPDRFSRFVRKAVEPFTDYGIIWNTINEPMVVVTMGYLFGDFPPGLQDYGKALTAAKNLLKAHGQAATAIREVYDEKGMKQPDIAPVLSTSYFEPYDPNNEEDAELAEYLDYLYNHAWLEGVMTSTIPEILGEEKTYKPLEDSADFIGVNYYSRMRVSTTLDFMAGEMPPKDPDLPRCEGLDWEFYPEGYYPILKGIWDKWKTPIFLTENGIGTQDDSLRRRYIVAHLRQVHKAIRDGVEILGYLIWSLTDNFEWAEGYESHFGLVEVDYKTQERIPRESAYMFREIIQENALSSEIQAKHLDSEMDPS